One part of the Syntrophorhabdaceae bacterium genome encodes these proteins:
- a CDS encoding tripartite tricarboxylate transporter substrate binding protein, protein MNTQKKVVTILFLSFMLVLAFCSFSRAADYPTKPITFVIPYQAGGFTDILSRALAESLKKQLGQPVICENRAGGGGAVGLSYIATRQPDGYTIGLITPGMYLAYHMKKSELNPVKDLTFISRISGGMTAIVVRTDSSFKTVKDLINYAKQNPGKITYGTSGQGTITHLAMEELSSLAGGVPWKLVPYKSGSEAATALLGGHVDVVSDAPSWQPLVDAGKLRLLAVFMDKRSDRYPNVPTVKESGYDMSVPGPNGVVGPKGIPKPLVQKLDGAYRKALEDPEVKAVLKQYDLINLYLNSDDYVKAAQEEFDWSGKLVRKLGLDKQ, encoded by the coding sequence GTGAATACCCAAAAGAAAGTAGTGACGATTCTGTTCCTTTCCTTCATGCTTGTTCTGGCTTTTTGCTCCTTTTCGAGGGCGGCGGATTACCCGACCAAGCCCATTACGTTCGTAATACCCTATCAGGCAGGTGGTTTCACCGATATATTAAGCCGTGCCCTTGCAGAGAGTCTGAAAAAGCAGCTCGGCCAGCCCGTCATCTGTGAAAACCGGGCCGGCGGAGGCGGAGCGGTCGGCTTGAGCTATATCGCAACCAGGCAGCCTGACGGCTACACTATCGGCCTTATCACTCCCGGGATGTATCTCGCCTATCATATGAAGAAGAGCGAGCTCAACCCGGTGAAGGATTTAACCTTTATATCCCGCATCAGCGGTGGAATGACCGCAATAGTGGTACGGACAGACTCGTCCTTCAAGACCGTCAAAGACCTCATCAATTACGCCAAACAAAACCCCGGGAAAATAACCTACGGCACTTCGGGACAGGGCACGATAACGCATCTCGCCATGGAAGAGCTCTCGAGCCTTGCGGGTGGGGTCCCCTGGAAACTGGTGCCTTACAAATCGGGTTCAGAAGCGGCAACGGCCCTGTTAGGAGGACACGTGGACGTGGTTTCCGATGCGCCCTCCTGGCAGCCCCTGGTCGACGCCGGCAAACTGAGACTTCTCGCGGTGTTCATGGATAAGCGTTCTGACCGTTATCCGAATGTGCCCACGGTGAAAGAATCGGGATACGACATGAGCGTACCAGGACCTAACGGGGTAGTGGGACCAAAAGGCATTCCCAAGCCGCTCGTCCAGAAGCTCGACGGGGCTTACAGAAAGGCCCTCGAAGACCCCGAGGTAAAGGCGGTGCTCAAACAATACGACTTGATCAACCTGTATTTGAATTCCGACGATTACGTAAAAGCTGCGCAAGAGGAGTTCGATTGGAGCGGAAAGCTCGTGCGAAAGCTCGGGCTCGACAAACAATGA
- a CDS encoding IclR family transcriptional regulator, with protein MSDRRMSSLSKGLKVLRHFVYEKETWGIREIARELGFSKSATLRILQSLCDEDFLALDRKDSKYGIGPELWRLGVALRGKENLHATAMSVIRKYADKVNEMMIFFRHSRGAVVYEGVAECDHALRFTLKLGVPYDIHRGPAGKTILAFLRPREADKIFEELKRNTSVDIPALKKAVEQTRVNGYSTASSERAQGVIGFAAPIIGPDNAFLGGVGLYLPEARYKPEDRGKYVDTVKACADEISSMVNPGHARPPRSEKTRAR; from the coding sequence ATGAGTGATCGGAGAATGAGCAGTCTCTCGAAAGGCCTTAAGGTGCTCAGGCATTTCGTCTATGAAAAGGAAACATGGGGAATCCGAGAGATTGCGAGAGAATTGGGGTTCAGCAAGAGCGCAACTCTGAGGATATTGCAATCCTTATGTGACGAGGATTTTCTCGCCCTTGACCGGAAAGATAGCAAATATGGAATAGGGCCCGAACTCTGGCGTCTGGGTGTGGCTTTGCGTGGAAAGGAGAACCTGCACGCCACTGCCATGTCCGTAATCAGGAAGTATGCTGATAAAGTGAATGAAATGATGATTTTTTTCAGGCACAGCCGTGGGGCAGTGGTGTATGAGGGCGTGGCGGAGTGCGATCATGCCCTTCGCTTCACCCTCAAGCTTGGGGTTCCCTACGACATTCACCGAGGACCCGCGGGAAAAACCATTCTCGCGTTTCTTCGGCCGCGAGAAGCGGACAAGATCTTTGAAGAACTGAAAAGAAACACCTCGGTGGATATTCCAGCCTTGAAAAAAGCGGTGGAACAAACAAGGGTGAATGGGTATTCTACGGCCAGCAGCGAGCGGGCGCAGGGGGTTATCGGTTTTGCCGCCCCCATAATTGGGCCCGATAACGCGTTTCTCGGGGGCGTCGGGCTATACCTTCCCGAGGCCCGCTACAAACCGGAGGATAGGGGAAAATATGTGGATACGGTCAAAGCCTGCGCAGACGAGATATCTTCCATGGTAAATCCGGGCCATGCCCGGCCACCAAGGAGCGAGAAGACTCGTGCCAGATAG
- a CDS encoding UxaA family hydrolase, producing the protein MPDRRVLILEPQDNVANALEEVLPGDSIHVNMGGETVILHAEEHIPFGFKVAVKDIPVGEPVIKYGRRIGIASRPIRRGTLVHIHNLAGTRGRGDLKRGT; encoded by the coding sequence GTGCCAGATAGGCGTGTACTTATACTTGAGCCGCAGGATAACGTAGCGAACGCGCTTGAAGAAGTGCTGCCCGGTGATTCGATACACGTGAATATGGGTGGTGAAACGGTAATACTTCACGCGGAAGAACATATCCCGTTCGGTTTCAAGGTAGCAGTCAAAGATATTCCAGTCGGCGAACCGGTCATCAAATACGGTCGGCGTATAGGGATCGCAAGCCGGCCCATAAGAAGAGGCACTCTCGTCCATATTCATAATCTTGCAGGTACGCGAGGGCGGGGCGATCTCAAAAGAGGAACGTGA
- a CDS encoding UxaA family hydrolase encodes MNFLGYVRPDGGAGIRNYVLIIPGGLISEKICAFVPGTRTLAMAKSGGGMTSRDRETMARTLFGFGQNPNVAGVIVHDGSPGSGYPELKVERLVSELAKSGKPVETVYVREEGGTLESITRGIKLARRMVHDASKLRREPVSISGLSLGVKCGASDPTSGMVGNPVVGYLFDRIVEAGGTAMFGETTEIIGCEELLAARAANQEVAGQILEAVRFIEERVLATGEDIRTVNPVPENIRAGISSLEEKSLGAIYKAGHHSIQGVLKYAERPRGPGLYLVDNWMGPNSIFPGYAAAGAQLTIFQYGGGASARTLLDPSPAVTAPLLWASANPTTYAVAKESLDFYSGTVFEGTETIEEAGERLLRLVIDVASGTLTHGETINYSDPIEVYGLDPLF; translated from the coding sequence ATGAATTTCCTTGGTTATGTTCGGCCTGATGGTGGAGCGGGTATCAGGAATTATGTGCTCATCATCCCCGGCGGTCTGATCTCTGAAAAGATATGTGCCTTTGTTCCCGGTACCAGGACGCTGGCGATGGCCAAGAGCGGCGGCGGGATGACGTCACGGGACCGTGAGACCATGGCCAGGACACTCTTCGGTTTTGGTCAGAACCCCAACGTTGCCGGGGTGATCGTGCATGACGGCAGTCCCGGGTCGGGCTATCCTGAACTTAAGGTAGAACGCCTCGTGTCAGAGCTTGCAAAATCGGGCAAACCTGTTGAGACCGTTTATGTAAGAGAAGAGGGCGGGACATTAGAATCGATAACAAGGGGAATAAAGCTGGCGCGTAGAATGGTTCATGATGCGTCGAAATTAAGGCGTGAGCCGGTCAGTATAAGTGGGTTGTCTCTCGGGGTCAAGTGCGGTGCGTCGGATCCGACGTCCGGTATGGTGGGCAATCCGGTCGTGGGATACCTCTTCGATAGGATAGTCGAAGCTGGTGGCACGGCCATGTTCGGGGAGACAACGGAGATTATCGGTTGCGAAGAGCTCCTCGCCGCGCGGGCAGCCAATCAGGAGGTTGCCGGCCAGATCCTGGAAGCGGTGCGTTTTATCGAAGAGCGCGTCCTTGCAACGGGTGAAGATATCCGCACGGTGAACCCTGTTCCCGAGAACATAAGAGCGGGCATATCGTCTTTGGAGGAGAAATCTTTAGGCGCCATATACAAAGCCGGGCATCATTCCATCCAGGGTGTGCTCAAGTACGCCGAAAGACCTCGTGGGCCCGGCCTGTATCTCGTAGACAACTGGATGGGGCCAAACTCAATCTTTCCCGGATACGCGGCCGCCGGAGCGCAGTTGACGATCTTTCAGTATGGAGGCGGCGCATCGGCCCGCACACTTCTCGATCCATCGCCCGCGGTAACCGCGCCACTTTTGTGGGCATCGGCCAACCCCACTACCTATGCGGTAGCCAAAGAAAGCCTCGATTTTTATTCCGGAACGGTTTTTGAGGGTACAGAGACTATCGAAGAGGCAGGAGAAAGGTTATTGAGACTGGTCATCGATGTTGCGTCGGGAACGCTCACACACGGTGAAACCATTAATTACAGTGACCCCATAGAGGTGTATGGCCTGGATCCGCTCTTCTGA
- a CDS encoding DUF169 domain-containing protein, translated as MTLDRQDFEILKEFHFDIPPIGVKYLVAAPHTMNPLGERMALCEMMKKAQGGDIFYAQAKDHTCEAGQYILGQRQIEDQFVSGQFGAGLGLFREERAAARLYHYIPRIAKGVVNYVAFSPFDRLPFDPDVLIVIANTDQMEILLRAMSYETGQMWSSRYSPAMGCSWLFAYPHLTGEINFIATGLGFGMRRRKLFPQGLHFMTIPFDRLPSMMQTLKEMPWVPEPFKPNGLTYVKELRQRLGLE; from the coding sequence ATGACATTGGACAGGCAAGATTTTGAGATACTTAAGGAGTTTCATTTTGACATACCGCCGATTGGCGTCAAGTACCTGGTAGCGGCCCCTCACACAATGAATCCACTTGGCGAGAGGATGGCGCTTTGCGAAATGATGAAAAAGGCGCAGGGAGGAGACATCTTTTACGCGCAGGCCAAGGATCATACCTGTGAGGCAGGGCAATACATATTGGGCCAAAGGCAGATCGAGGATCAGTTTGTAAGCGGACAATTCGGGGCGGGGTTAGGCCTTTTCAGAGAAGAGCGCGCAGCGGCCAGGCTCTATCACTACATCCCGAGGATAGCGAAAGGGGTCGTCAACTATGTGGCATTTTCCCCGTTTGACAGGCTGCCATTCGACCCGGACGTCCTGATCGTTATTGCCAATACCGATCAGATGGAGATCCTGCTTCGGGCAATGAGCTATGAGACAGGACAGATGTGGTCAAGCAGGTACTCGCCCGCCATGGGGTGTTCCTGGCTTTTTGCTTATCCTCACCTTACCGGAGAAATAAACTTTATCGCCACCGGGCTTGGGTTCGGAATGAGGCGAAGGAAGCTGTTTCCACAGGGCCTGCATTTCATGACCATCCCCTTTGACCGGTTGCCATCCATGATGCAGACCTTAAAGGAGATGCCCTGGGTTCCTGAACCATTTAAGCCAAACGGACTCACATATGTTAAAGAGCTCCGCCAGAGGTTAGGCCTTGAATAA
- a CDS encoding mandelate racemase/muconate lactonizing enzyme family protein, whose amino-acid sequence MKITSVDIYQLGRPRDGKTKPFNPLVVVLNTDDGVKGFGEVGLAYGAGSSGGFGMLKDLAYFVLGADPRNVEAIWEKLFRKTFWGMGGGPVVYGAVSGIDTACWDIKAKTLGVPVYELLGGKSRDKVRTYASQIQFDWGPEHKYFTEPEQYAEAALKAVQEGYDCVKVDPVGMTAQGVWGGASLEGILTPAQLRMFYNRTRAIREAVGPDIDIIIEIHSYLGVSSAIQFANAIEDLNCMFYEEPIHPLNVDSMARVARSVRIPLAAGERIYTRWGYRLFFEKQALSVIQPDLGLVGGFTEGKKISDMANVYDVTVQCHVAGGPIATAVALQLEAVIPNFLIHELHAVALQEEVIAMCKYNYVPQQGYFAIPELPGIGQELSDRALKEGVHVRIE is encoded by the coding sequence GTGAAGATTACGAGTGTGGATATCTATCAGCTTGGAAGACCGAGGGACGGCAAGACCAAACCGTTTAATCCGTTGGTTGTGGTGCTCAACACCGATGACGGTGTAAAGGGATTCGGCGAGGTTGGTCTCGCTTACGGAGCAGGCAGTTCGGGTGGCTTCGGTATGCTTAAGGACCTCGCCTACTTTGTTCTCGGTGCAGACCCACGTAACGTGGAGGCCATATGGGAAAAGCTGTTTCGAAAAACATTCTGGGGCATGGGTGGAGGCCCGGTCGTGTATGGCGCAGTGAGCGGCATAGATACGGCTTGCTGGGACATCAAGGCAAAGACCCTTGGCGTCCCCGTGTATGAACTCCTCGGCGGAAAGTCGAGGGACAAGGTGAGAACCTATGCGAGCCAGATACAGTTCGACTGGGGTCCCGAACATAAATACTTCACCGAGCCCGAGCAGTATGCGGAAGCTGCTCTGAAGGCCGTGCAGGAGGGATACGATTGTGTGAAGGTTGATCCGGTGGGTATGACAGCACAGGGTGTCTGGGGAGGGGCAAGCCTTGAAGGCATCCTCACGCCGGCCCAACTCAGGATGTTTTACAACAGGACAAGAGCCATTCGAGAGGCCGTGGGTCCGGATATAGACATTATCATCGAGATCCACTCCTATCTTGGTGTTTCTTCCGCTATCCAGTTTGCCAACGCCATTGAAGATCTCAACTGCATGTTCTACGAAGAACCGATTCACCCTCTCAATGTTGATTCCATGGCCCGGGTGGCGCGTAGCGTTAGAATACCGCTCGCCGCCGGTGAGCGAATCTATACGCGCTGGGGATATAGACTCTTCTTTGAAAAGCAGGCCTTATCCGTTATTCAGCCTGATCTCGGGCTCGTCGGGGGTTTCACCGAAGGCAAGAAGATAAGTGATATGGCGAATGTCTACGACGTGACCGTTCAATGTCACGTTGCCGGTGGTCCTATCGCCACAGCTGTGGCCTTGCAACTGGAGGCGGTAATACCAAATTTCCTGATTCATGAATTGCATGCTGTAGCGCTTCAGGAAGAGGTTATTGCAATGTGCAAGTATAACTATGTGCCCCAACAAGGATACTTCGCAATCCCGGAATTGCCCGGCATCGGACAGGAATTAAGCGACCGGGCACTAAAAGAGGGTGTTCACGTGAGGATCGAATAG
- a CDS encoding DUF3088 domain-containing protein → MKDKLFLLKPDFMDQGRGPYFCPGCAFVEGMLSFYPALRDKIEIDYIDFERPRPLLVAEIGEENQNCPKLVLGENRPVPERVTVHQAKGKYFISEPAEICRYLGSTYGYGVPHD, encoded by the coding sequence ATGAAAGACAAACTTTTTCTTCTCAAACCCGATTTCATGGATCAGGGCCGAGGGCCGTATTTCTGTCCGGGATGCGCCTTTGTAGAAGGCATGTTATCGTTCTATCCTGCTCTAAGGGACAAGATAGAAATAGATTACATCGACTTTGAGCGGCCGCGACCCCTGTTAGTGGCCGAGATTGGAGAAGAGAACCAGAACTGCCCCAAGCTTGTCCTTGGTGAAAATCGCCCCGTCCCGGAAAGGGTAACCGTACATCAGGCTAAAGGGAAATATTTTATTTCGGAGCCAGCGGAAATTTGCCGCTATTTGGGGAGCACTTACGGTTACGGGGTGCCGCACGATTAA